The Thermus oshimai DSM 12092 genome includes a window with the following:
- the coaE gene encoding dephospho-CoA kinase (Dephospho-CoA kinase (CoaE) performs the final step in coenzyme A biosynthesis.), which translates to MERRKRAKHPFIIGLTGNIGSGKSTVARLLRAWGYKVVDADELARRARENKKEELKRLFPEAFRGEELDTRALGRLVFSDPERLKALEALLHPEIRRLLEEELKGLEGERVVFLEIPLLFEKGWEGRLDGVLLVKAPLELRLERVMARSGLSREEVLARERAQMPEEEKAGRADWVLENRGGLEELEENLRAILRAIEAKAEGAREGR; encoded by the coding sequence GTGGAGCGGAGAAAGCGGGCGAAGCACCCCTTCATTATCGGCCTCACGGGGAACATCGGGAGCGGCAAGAGCACCGTGGCCCGCCTCCTTAGGGCCTGGGGCTACAAGGTGGTGGACGCGGACGAGCTCGCGAGAAGGGCTCGGGAGAACAAAAAAGAAGAGCTCAAGCGCCTCTTCCCCGAGGCCTTCCGGGGGGAGGAGCTGGACACCCGCGCCCTGGGCCGCCTGGTGTTCTCCGACCCTGAGCGCCTGAAGGCGCTGGAAGCCCTCCTCCACCCCGAGATCCGCCGCCTTTTGGAGGAGGAACTGAAGGGGCTAGAGGGGGAGCGGGTGGTTTTTCTGGAAATCCCCCTTCTTTTTGAAAAGGGCTGGGAAGGGCGGCTGGACGGGGTTTTGCTGGTGAAAGCCCCTCTGGAACTCCGCCTGGAGCGGGTCATGGCCCGCTCGGGGCTTTCCCGGGAGGAGGTGTTGGCCCGGGAGCGGGCCCAGATGCCGGAGGAGGAGAAGGCGGGGAGGGCGGACTGGGTCTTGGAGAACCGGGGGGGCCTCGAGGAGCTTGAGGAAAACCTCAGGGCGATCCTGCGCGCCATAGAGGCCAAAGCCGAAGGAGCCAGGGAAGGGCGGTAA
- a CDS encoding glycerol-3-phosphate acyltransferase, producing the protein MALALLVGYALGSLPFAYWFAGLRGVGPEGLSPFPRLLVLLLELGKGLSAVALGEFLAQNPLGGLLGGVGASWGQAFSPWLLLGQAGGVAPVLGVLFAVDPRLLLGPGLIFLGLWAWTRRREPALLGASLSLPLFAGLFWEGLGVGFGLLTALPWLLRLWPLWRAGSP; encoded by the coding sequence GTGGCGCTGGCGCTTTTGGTGGGCTACGCCTTGGGAAGCCTCCCCTTCGCCTACTGGTTCGCCGGGCTCAGGGGGGTAGGGCCCGAGGGGCTTAGCCCCTTTCCCCGCCTCCTGGTGCTCCTTTTGGAGCTGGGCAAGGGCCTTTCCGCGGTGGCCTTGGGGGAGTTTCTCGCCCAAAACCCCCTGGGCGGGCTCCTGGGGGGGGTGGGAGCCTCCTGGGGCCAGGCCTTCTCCCCTTGGCTCCTCCTGGGGCAGGCGGGGGGCGTGGCCCCGGTTCTGGGGGTCCTTTTCGCCGTGGACCCCAGGCTTCTCCTGGGTCCTGGCCTCATCTTCCTGGGCCTCTGGGCCTGGACGAGGCGCAGGGAGCCCGCCCTTCTTGGGGCCTCCTTAAGCCTTCCCCTTTTCGCCGGGCTCTTCTGGGAAGGGCTTGGGGTGGGGTTTGGGCTCCTTACCGCCCTTCCCTGGCTCCTTCGGCTTTGGCCTCTATGGCGCGCAGGATCGCCCTGA
- a CDS encoding helix-turn-helix transcriptional regulator, translated as MERKNKTARLMDLVDRLALRPHGVGELARRYGVTERTVERDLEALREQGYAVERVGRGQYALRASSPPLHPVEALALFAAGRLLYHQAPTKQYGSALEKLARMLPNPLRELLLQSTKGLEAKAGDSRTLEMVARALLERRVLAFEYRSGGSKNWRPKELQVYFLEANRTNLGLYAIGYERTYHKSILTFKLSRMRNTRLLEDTYEFPPDFDPSAYLRQAWGVVGAREGAVEVRLRFSPEAAWRVLEGDYPGLEVEAELPDGGLLARLPAVPFKGGVPWEVLAWIQSFGPRVEVLSPPEFRSLWLEEARKVWEQYGTRQEMSAV; from the coding sequence ATGGAGCGGAAAAACAAAACCGCCCGGCTGATGGACCTGGTGGATCGCTTAGCCCTCCGCCCTCATGGGGTTGGGGAGTTGGCCCGCCGCTATGGGGTCACGGAGCGCACGGTGGAGCGCGACCTCGAGGCCCTCCGGGAGCAGGGCTACGCCGTGGAACGGGTGGGCCGGGGGCAGTATGCCCTTCGGGCTTCCTCTCCTCCCCTTCACCCTGTAGAGGCGTTGGCCCTCTTCGCTGCGGGAAGGCTTCTCTACCACCAAGCCCCGACAAAGCAGTACGGGAGCGCCTTAGAAAAGCTAGCCCGTATGCTTCCAAACCCCTTACGGGAACTTCTCCTGCAAAGCACGAAAGGCCTCGAGGCCAAAGCCGGAGACTCCCGCACCTTGGAGATGGTGGCCCGGGCGCTTTTGGAAAGGCGGGTCTTGGCCTTTGAATACCGCTCGGGCGGCTCCAAAAACTGGCGGCCCAAGGAGCTTCAGGTGTATTTCCTGGAGGCCAACCGCACCAACCTGGGCCTATACGCCATCGGGTACGAGAGAACCTATCACAAAAGCATTCTCACGTTTAAGCTCTCCCGTATGCGCAACACCCGCCTTCTGGAAGACACCTACGAGTTCCCCCCGGACTTTGACCCAAGCGCCTATCTGCGCCAGGCCTGGGGGGTGGTGGGGGCACGGGAAGGCGCGGTGGAGGTGCGGCTTCGCTTTAGCCCTGAGGCAGCCTGGCGGGTTTTGGAAGGGGATTACCCCGGGCTCGAGGTGGAAGCCGAGCTTCCCGATGGGGGGCTTTTGGCCCGCCTTCCCGCAGTGCCCTTTAAGGGCGGGGTGCCTTGGGAGGTGTTGGCCTGGATCCAGAGCTTCGGCCCCCGGGTGGAGGTGCTGTCTCCCCCGGAGTTTCGCTCCCTTTGGCTGGAGGAGGCCCGTAAGGTGTGGGAACAGTATGGAACCCGACAGGAAATGTCGGCAGTCTAA
- a CDS encoding CRISPR-associated helicase/endonuclease Cas3, with protein sequence MNGTIPEAALALWAKSGTPYHPLLAHMLDTAAVAWAILRREPSRTLYLYAQDWGLSEEEALSWASFLVGLHDLGKASPIFQLAWEEGARRVRGAGLEWDEDLKAHWVAHGVFTDLFLRRLLGERGLSKVVAGDLATALGAHHGFPATAEEKKQGRLHLRLEAGPWWEVRAWLLDEVARTLGVVYPKVENARPEAILRVMALASFADWVASDPALFPYGRDPLTPTYWPEALELAQKGLDRLGWRPYRPPEAKGFQELFPYIPRPNPLQEAVPALLQGVEEPVLLLVEAPMGMGKTEAALYAHHLLQRALDHRGLYVALPTQATGNGLFPRVRAFLERASAGAVELQLQHGSALLNPEYGDLLEKIHPERVGEGEEEGVVASAWFSARKRAMLSPHGVGTLDQALLGVLRVKHHFIRLWGLMNRVVVLDEVHAYDVYTSGLLEALLRWLRALGSSAIVMTATLPPSRRKALLSAWGAKEVAALGSYPRVALLGAGGLRVEALPPARRVEVALERVPVEEEALAARLLASLPGALGAVVNTVDRAQRLYQALGQGRPLTLEGLVERLGSGGQGPWQEVLEAKAEKAHWVVGKELQDGTLVLLLHARFPAEERALRESVALALFGKGGPRPERAILVATQVAEQSLDLDFDLLYTDLAPVDLVFQRAGRLHRHERGRPEAHAHPRLLLGVPEGLSFGEPLYWSRVYEDFILLATGKALEGRATLRIPEDLEALLEAVYEAGPEGFPEPLRKRAEEGFRRLEERRKKEEETARNLSLSQLEKLLALGDSAGMAAELGLEDDEEKPETQRLLTRLGDPSVAVVPLFRVGEGLFLDREGRHPVRLRGEIGREEAEALFRRAVRLSRFPIPRDLSREEPPSAWKKVGLLRGLRPLEVGRTFGEGKGTFRVELDPELGVVYLRG encoded by the coding sequence GTGAACGGGACCATTCCCGAAGCGGCCCTGGCCCTTTGGGCGAAAAGCGGAACCCCTTACCATCCCCTCCTGGCCCACATGCTGGACACGGCGGCGGTGGCCTGGGCGATCCTCCGCCGCGAGCCCTCACGAACCCTTTATCTATACGCCCAGGATTGGGGTCTTTCCGAGGAGGAGGCCCTATCCTGGGCCTCTTTCCTGGTGGGCCTGCACGACCTGGGCAAGGCCAGTCCCATCTTCCAGCTGGCCTGGGAAGAGGGCGCCAGGCGGGTACGGGGAGCAGGGCTTGAGTGGGACGAGGACCTGAAAGCGCATTGGGTAGCCCACGGAGTCTTTACCGATCTTTTCCTAAGAAGGCTTTTGGGGGAAAGGGGGCTTTCCAAGGTGGTGGCTGGGGATCTGGCCACGGCTTTGGGGGCCCACCACGGTTTTCCCGCCACCGCCGAGGAGAAAAAGCAGGGAAGGCTTCACCTTCGCCTCGAGGCCGGTCCCTGGTGGGAGGTACGCGCCTGGCTTCTGGACGAGGTGGCCCGCACTTTAGGGGTGGTCTACCCCAAGGTGGAAAACGCCCGCCCAGAGGCCATCCTCAGGGTGATGGCCCTGGCCTCCTTTGCGGACTGGGTGGCCTCCGACCCGGCCCTTTTCCCCTATGGACGAGATCCCTTAACCCCCACCTACTGGCCGGAGGCGTTGGAGCTGGCCCAAAAGGGGCTGGATAGGCTTGGCTGGCGCCCCTACAGGCCCCCCGAGGCCAAGGGCTTCCAGGAGCTCTTTCCCTATATTCCCAGGCCCAACCCCTTGCAGGAGGCGGTCCCGGCCCTCCTTCAGGGGGTGGAGGAGCCGGTGCTCCTCCTGGTGGAGGCCCCCATGGGCATGGGGAAGACCGAGGCCGCCCTATACGCCCACCACCTTTTACAGCGGGCCCTAGACCACCGGGGCCTTTACGTGGCCCTGCCCACCCAGGCCACGGGCAACGGGCTTTTTCCGCGGGTGCGGGCCTTTTTGGAAAGGGCTTCGGCAGGAGCGGTGGAGCTACAGCTCCAGCACGGATCTGCCCTCCTGAACCCCGAGTATGGGGATTTACTGGAGAAGATCCATCCAGAAAGGGTAGGCGAAGGGGAAGAGGAAGGGGTGGTGGCCTCCGCCTGGTTCTCCGCCCGGAAGCGGGCCATGCTCTCCCCCCATGGGGTGGGCACCCTGGACCAGGCCCTCTTGGGGGTTCTGCGGGTGAAGCACCACTTCATCCGGCTTTGGGGCCTCATGAACCGGGTGGTGGTTTTGGATGAAGTCCACGCTTATGACGTCTACACCTCAGGCCTTCTGGAAGCCCTCCTCCGCTGGCTTCGGGCCCTGGGCTCCAGCGCCATCGTCATGACCGCCACCCTGCCCCCCTCCCGTAGGAAGGCCCTCCTTTCCGCCTGGGGGGCAAAGGAGGTGGCGGCCCTCGGTTCTTACCCCCGGGTGGCCCTTCTGGGAGCTGGGGGGCTGAGGGTGGAGGCCCTTCCCCCCGCCCGGAGGGTGGAAGTGGCCCTGGAGCGGGTTCCCGTGGAGGAAGAGGCCCTGGCGGCCCGCCTTTTGGCCTCCCTGCCGGGGGCCTTGGGGGCGGTGGTGAACACCGTGGACCGGGCCCAAAGGCTCTACCAGGCCCTAGGCCAGGGCCGGCCCCTCACCCTGGAGGGGTTGGTGGAGCGTTTGGGCTCCGGGGGGCAGGGCCCTTGGCAGGAGGTCTTGGAGGCCAAAGCGGAGAAGGCCCACTGGGTGGTAGGGAAGGAGCTCCAAGACGGCACTCTGGTCCTTCTCCTCCATGCCCGTTTCCCCGCGGAGGAAAGGGCCCTGAGGGAGAGCGTGGCCCTGGCCCTTTTCGGCAAAGGGGGTCCTAGGCCGGAGCGGGCCATCCTGGTGGCCACCCAGGTGGCCGAGCAGAGCCTAGACCTGGACTTTGACCTGCTCTACACCGACCTGGCCCCGGTGGACCTCGTCTTCCAGCGGGCAGGGAGGCTCCACCGCCATGAGCGCGGACGCCCAGAAGCCCACGCCCACCCCCGGCTCCTTTTGGGGGTGCCGGAGGGGCTTTCCTTTGGGGAACCCCTTTACTGGAGCCGGGTGTACGAAGACTTCATCCTCCTCGCCACCGGGAAGGCCCTGGAGGGCCGCGCCACCTTGCGCATCCCTGAGGACCTCGAGGCCCTTCTGGAGGCCGTGTACGAGGCAGGCCCTGAGGGCTTCCCCGAACCCCTTAGGAAACGGGCTGAGGAGGGGTTCCGTCGTCTGGAAGAACGCCGCAAGAAGGAGGAGGAAACCGCCCGCAACCTCTCCCTTTCCCAGCTGGAAAAGCTCCTGGCCTTGGGGGACAGCGCGGGGATGGCGGCGGAACTAGGATTGGAAGACGACGAGGAAAAACCCGAAACCCAGCGCCTCCTAACCCGGCTGGGCGACCCCAGCGTGGCGGTGGTGCCTCTCTTCCGGGTGGGGGAAGGGCTCTTCCTGGACCGGGAAGGGCGGCACCCTGTACGCCTTAGGGGCGAGATCGGCCGGGAAGAGGCGGAGGCCCTCTTCCGGCGGGCGGTGCGGCTTTCCCGCTTTCCCATCCCCCGGGACCTCTCCCGGGAAGAGCCCCCTTCCGCCTGGAAGAAGGTGGGCCTTCTGCGGGGCCTTCGGCCCTTGGAGGTGGGGCGGACCTTCGGGGAAGGCAAGGGCACCTTCCGGGTGGAGCTGGACCCGGAGCTGGGGGTGGTCTACCTCCGGGGTTGA
- the casA gene encoding type I-E CRISPR-associated protein Cse1/CasA, giving the protein MAKFNLLEEPWIPVLRGGRVEEVGLEEALLKAPEIARIETPSPLEEAALHRLLLAVLHRALGGPSRVEEVGAWWQEGHFPLEPIREYLDRYRARFYLFHEEAPFFQVADLPEKDPLPWSKLLPELASGNNPTLFDHTTEENLPQVGYAQAARALLVHQTFTPGGLLRRHGVPSANGAPLAGAAAFLPTGTNLFETLLFNLVPYQKGEDAPLWEVPPLRLEDLEGHKTKWPLSGVTRVYTWPSRGVRLLDEGDGVRFMAYGPGVEPLDVAFRDPMVAYRKDAKGNLLPLRLSVEKAFWRDFGAMLPQVEGAPPSTVNAADELLGYLEEEGLDPLPTRGLRVLGQVSDQAKILDMRREVYPLPPKVLSVKAELNLGPALERAEALGRGLRGLAFLMAREVLGSGEPGELSAFAASLPLERLYWHALDGSFPALLERLGKEGDRAFWEEALRRAALEAWAATRVALGTGARHLKALAKGEALLLSLLAEKEEVKR; this is encoded by the coding sequence GTGGCCAAGTTCAACCTTCTGGAAGAGCCCTGGATCCCCGTCCTCCGAGGGGGGCGGGTGGAGGAGGTGGGCCTCGAGGAAGCCCTTCTAAAGGCGCCGGAGATCGCTCGCATAGAAACCCCCTCCCCCCTGGAAGAGGCTGCCCTGCACCGTCTCCTCTTGGCTGTCTTGCACCGGGCCCTTGGGGGGCCTTCCCGGGTGGAGGAGGTGGGGGCTTGGTGGCAGGAGGGCCACTTTCCCTTGGAGCCCATCCGGGAATACCTGGACCGCTACCGGGCGCGCTTTTACCTCTTCCACGAGGAGGCCCCCTTCTTCCAGGTGGCCGACCTGCCCGAGAAGGATCCCCTTCCCTGGAGCAAGCTTCTACCTGAGCTGGCCAGCGGCAACAACCCCACCCTTTTTGACCACACCACGGAGGAGAACCTTCCCCAGGTGGGCTACGCCCAGGCGGCCCGGGCCCTCCTAGTCCACCAGACCTTCACTCCCGGCGGACTCCTGCGCCGCCATGGGGTTCCCTCGGCCAACGGAGCCCCCTTGGCCGGGGCGGCGGCCTTCTTGCCCACGGGGACAAACCTATTTGAAACCCTCCTTTTCAACCTGGTCCCTTACCAAAAGGGGGAGGACGCACCCCTTTGGGAGGTCCCTCCGTTGCGCCTAGAGGACCTCGAGGGCCACAAGACCAAGTGGCCCCTTTCCGGAGTAACCCGGGTCTACACCTGGCCCAGCCGGGGGGTGCGGCTTCTGGACGAGGGGGACGGGGTGCGCTTTATGGCCTATGGCCCTGGGGTAGAGCCGCTGGATGTGGCCTTCCGTGACCCCATGGTGGCTTACCGGAAGGACGCCAAAGGCAACCTCCTTCCCTTGCGGCTCAGTGTGGAAAAGGCCTTCTGGCGGGATTTTGGGGCTATGCTCCCCCAAGTGGAGGGGGCTCCGCCTTCCACCGTGAACGCCGCCGACGAGCTTTTGGGCTACCTGGAGGAAGAGGGGCTAGACCCCCTTCCAACCCGAGGCCTGCGCGTCCTGGGCCAGGTTTCCGATCAGGCCAAGATCCTGGACATGCGCCGGGAGGTCTACCCCCTGCCCCCTAAGGTCCTCTCCGTCAAGGCCGAGCTGAACCTGGGTCCAGCCCTGGAAAGGGCGGAGGCGTTGGGGCGGGGTCTAAGGGGGCTGGCCTTCCTCATGGCCCGGGAAGTTTTGGGAAGTGGCGAGCCGGGGGAACTATCGGCCTTTGCCGCCTCCCTGCCTTTGGAGCGCCTGTACTGGCATGCCCTGGACGGTAGTTTCCCTGCTCTCCTGGAGCGCCTGGGTAAGGAGGGGGATAGGGCCTTTTGGGAGGAGGCCCTTAGGCGGGCGGCCCTGGAGGCCTGGGCGGCCACGCGCGTCGCCCTGGGCACCGGGGCCCGGCACCTAAAAGCCTTGGCCAAGGGCGAAGCCTTGTTGCTTTCCCTGCTGGCGGAAAAGGAGGAGGTGAAGCGGTGA
- the casB gene encoding type I-E CRISPR-associated protein Cse2/CasB: MKEGARVFLARLEDLKGRKTWTPARAALRRSLAFEPGTYPPAIGMVEPLLPGEAEGWIREAYYLVAALYALKDGEHREGRTLAQALREKAGDSASVEHRFLALLDADRDQIAFRLRQSVVLVEGGLDFARLLEDLLAWFSPDRRVQARWAREFYGVKEEEKEEVKA; encoded by the coding sequence GTGAAGGAAGGAGCAAGGGTTTTTCTGGCGCGGCTTGAGGACCTTAAAGGGCGCAAGACCTGGACCCCGGCCCGGGCCGCCCTGAGGCGGAGCCTGGCCTTTGAGCCCGGGACCTATCCCCCGGCCATTGGGATGGTGGAGCCCCTTCTACCCGGGGAAGCGGAGGGATGGATCCGGGAGGCCTACTACCTGGTGGCGGCCCTCTACGCCCTCAAGGACGGGGAGCACCGGGAAGGGCGTACCCTGGCCCAGGCCCTACGGGAAAAGGCAGGGGATTCCGCCAGTGTGGAGCATCGGTTTCTGGCCCTTTTGGATGCGGACCGGGACCAGATCGCCTTCCGGCTAAGGCAAAGCGTGGTCCTGGTAGAAGGGGGTTTGGACTTCGCGCGGCTTTTGGAAGACCTATTGGCCTGGTTTAGCCCGGACCGGAGGGTGCAGGCCCGTTGGGCGAGGGAGTTTTACGGCGTGAAGGAAGAGGAGAAGGAGGAGGTGAAGGCATGA
- the cas7e gene encoding type I-E CRISPR-associated protein Cas7/Cse4/CasC has translation MKLFEVHILQTVAPSNLNRDDTGSPKDALFGGVRRARISSQAQKRAVRVAFKEYGLLDEVERAIRTKRVVAELLRRLEAQGHPREKAALAVENALNAVGLGVKEGQTEYLLFLGEMELDRLAQAIGAHLEALAAGEAKGKKKSEVSAEVKKALEGIFDGGRAVDLALFGRMLADRPELGVDAAAQVAHALSTHKVDREFDFYTAVDDLNPKEDTGAGMMGDVEFYSATLYRYAVVDLEKLLQNLQNDRELVRKGVLAFLEAFALTLPSGKQNSFAAHNPPLFVAFRTGEGLPRNLATAFEKPIRPREDRALSELSVEALLREWAKFDRVYGPLSPEWKAGVNLTEAKVDGFPVVDSFGMLKEKAEEALEAFLGG, from the coding sequence ATGAAGCTTTTTGAAGTGCACATCCTGCAGACGGTGGCCCCCAGCAACCTGAACCGGGACGACACGGGAAGCCCCAAGGACGCCCTCTTTGGCGGGGTGCGCCGGGCCCGCATCTCCAGCCAGGCGCAGAAGCGGGCGGTGCGGGTGGCGTTTAAAGAATATGGGCTCTTGGACGAGGTCGAACGGGCCATCCGCACCAAGCGGGTGGTGGCGGAGCTTTTGAGGCGCCTCGAGGCCCAGGGGCACCCCCGGGAAAAGGCGGCGCTGGCGGTGGAAAACGCCCTTAACGCCGTGGGCCTTGGGGTAAAGGAAGGCCAGACGGAGTACCTTCTTTTCCTTGGAGAAATGGAACTAGACCGATTGGCGCAGGCCATCGGAGCCCACCTAGAGGCCCTGGCCGCAGGCGAGGCTAAAGGGAAGAAGAAGAGCGAGGTCAGCGCCGAGGTGAAAAAGGCCTTGGAGGGTATCTTTGACGGCGGTAGGGCTGTGGACCTGGCCCTTTTCGGTCGCATGCTGGCCGACCGGCCAGAGCTTGGGGTGGACGCCGCGGCCCAGGTGGCCCACGCTCTTTCCACCCACAAGGTGGACCGAGAGTTTGATTTCTACACCGCCGTGGACGACCTAAACCCTAAGGAAGACACCGGGGCCGGGATGATGGGAGACGTGGAGTTCTACTCCGCCACCCTTTACCGCTACGCAGTGGTGGATCTGGAAAAGCTTCTGCAAAACCTGCAAAACGATCGGGAACTGGTCCGGAAGGGGGTCTTGGCCTTCCTGGAAGCCTTTGCCCTTACCCTGCCTTCGGGCAAGCAAAACAGCTTCGCCGCCCATAACCCGCCCCTCTTTGTGGCCTTCCGGACCGGGGAGGGCCTGCCCCGGAACCTGGCTACCGCCTTTGAAAAGCCCATCCGCCCGAGGGAGGACCGGGCCCTTTCGGAGCTTTCCGTGGAGGCCCTCCTTAGGGAGTGGGCCAAGTTTGACCGGGTGTACGGGCCCCTTAGCCCCGAGTGGAAGGCCGGGGTGAACCTCACCGAGGCCAAAGTGGATGGATTCCCGGTGGTGGACTCCTTCGGCATGCTTAAGGAGAAAGCGGAAGAGGCCCTGGAAGCCTTTTTGGGAGGCTAG
- the cas5e gene encoding type I-E CRISPR-associated protein Cas5/CasD: protein MPTLLLQLRGPMQSWGVRSRFDYRDTWPYPTKSGVVGLLAAALGRDRKEDISDLAAFRLGVRVDRKGVLKVDYQTAQGVLTADLGGMKNVQSWRYYLSDAAFLVGVEGEEDLLKELHQALKNPYFPLYLGRKGYVPSPPPYLPDGLRQEGLEEALKAYPCLVPKKPEGGFLLALEARTGRLVYDQPVGPFSERRFAARYVEERLLPKEEVPEGPPTWEVADVDQQAGA from the coding sequence ATGCCCACCCTTCTCCTCCAGCTCCGGGGCCCCATGCAGTCTTGGGGCGTGCGGAGCCGCTTTGATTACCGGGACACCTGGCCCTACCCCACCAAAAGCGGGGTGGTGGGGCTCCTGGCCGCCGCTTTGGGCCGGGATCGGAAGGAGGACATCTCCGACCTGGCCGCTTTTCGGCTAGGGGTGCGGGTGGACCGGAAGGGGGTGCTGAAGGTGGACTACCAGACGGCCCAAGGGGTTTTGACGGCGGACCTTGGGGGCATGAAAAATGTTCAGAGCTGGCGCTATTACCTTTCAGATGCGGCTTTTTTGGTAGGGGTGGAGGGGGAAGAGGATCTTCTTAAGGAACTCCACCAGGCGCTGAAAAACCCCTACTTTCCCCTCTACCTGGGGCGGAAGGGGTATGTCCCAAGCCCCCCTCCTTATCTTCCCGATGGCCTTCGCCAAGAAGGGCTGGAGGAGGCTCTAAAGGCCTACCCCTGTCTGGTCCCCAAAAAGCCCGAGGGTGGGTTTTTGTTGGCCCTCGAGGCCCGAACCGGTCGCCTGGTGTACGACCAGCCGGTGGGGCCCTTTTCCGAGCGCCGCTTTGCCGCCCGCTACGTGGAGGAGCGGCTCCTCCCCAAGGAAGAGGTGCCGGAGGGACCCCCTACCTGGGAGGTGGCGGATGTGGATCAGCAAGCTGGTGCTTAA
- the cas6e gene encoding type I-E CRISPR-associated protein Cas6/Cse3/CasE: MWISKLVLNPRSRAARRDLANPYEMHRTLSRAVSEALKEGRERLLWRQEPSRTTELPVVLVQTLTEPDWSVLEEDYAEIFPPKAFEPTFQPGQVFRFRLKANPSKRLAATGKRIALKTWLEKVGWLERRLQEGGFRLLEGEEGPAVRILQDTFWEVRRKEGQVQVQVVLFEGRLEVQDPEKAKATLARGIGPGKALGLGLLSLAR; the protein is encoded by the coding sequence ATGTGGATCAGCAAGCTGGTGCTTAACCCCCGCTCCCGGGCCGCCCGGCGGGACCTCGCTAACCCCTACGAGATGCACCGCACCCTTTCCCGGGCGGTTTCCGAGGCCCTTAAGGAAGGCCGGGAAAGGCTTCTTTGGCGCCAGGAGCCTTCCCGGACCACAGAGCTCCCCGTGGTCCTGGTCCAAACCCTCACCGAGCCGGACTGGAGCGTTCTGGAAGAGGATTACGCCGAGATCTTCCCTCCCAAGGCCTTTGAACCAACCTTCCAGCCCGGGCAGGTCTTTCGCTTCCGCCTCAAGGCCAACCCCAGCAAGCGGCTTGCGGCCACGGGTAAGCGGATAGCTCTGAAAACCTGGCTGGAAAAGGTGGGCTGGCTGGAACGGCGCCTTCAGGAGGGGGGCTTCCGCCTTCTTGAGGGGGAAGAAGGCCCTGCGGTGCGCATCCTCCAGGACACCTTCTGGGAGGTACGACGGAAGGAAGGGCAGGTCCAGGTCCAGGTGGTGCTGTTTGAGGGGCGCCTGGAGGTGCAGGATCCGGAAAAGGCCAAAGCCACCCTGGCCCGGGGGATTGGTCCCGGCAAGGCCTTGGGCCTGGGCCTTCTTTCCTTGGCCCGCTAG
- the cas1e gene encoding type I-E CRISPR-associated endonuclease Cas1e, with the protein MPPVPNTRNLKELPKFRDGLSYLYVEHAFIEQEAQGIGVYDREGLTLVPVAALGVLFLGPGTRITHAAVRALAGNGCTVCWVGEGLARFYAQGLGDTRSALRLQRQARAWADPRLHLEVVYRLYAKRFSDPLPRDLSLEQVRGLEGVRVRSAYTRWSQETGVPWHGRSYDRRNWAASDPVNRALSAGAAYLYGLAHAAIVSAGFSPSLGFIHTGKLLSFVYDLADLYKTEYLIPAAFLTVAESDLEVERRVRRALRERIEAGKLLERMVDDLLDLFSSLGLPEEEDPIEEDPTRPGGLWDPEGEVEGGVAYGGDDPGEGTEES; encoded by the coding sequence ATGCCCCCGGTGCCCAACACCCGCAACCTGAAGGAGCTCCCCAAGTTCCGGGATGGCCTTTCCTACCTCTATGTGGAGCACGCCTTCATAGAACAGGAGGCCCAGGGCATCGGTGTCTATGACCGCGAGGGGCTCACCCTGGTGCCGGTGGCGGCCTTGGGGGTTCTCTTCCTGGGCCCGGGCACCCGCATCACCCACGCGGCGGTGCGGGCCCTTGCCGGGAACGGGTGCACGGTGTGCTGGGTGGGAGAGGGATTGGCTCGGTTCTACGCCCAAGGCCTCGGGGATACCCGGAGCGCCCTTCGGCTCCAGCGCCAGGCCCGGGCCTGGGCCGACCCCAGGCTGCACTTGGAGGTGGTGTACCGCCTATACGCCAAGCGCTTCTCCGATCCCCTCCCCCGGGACCTGAGCCTGGAGCAGGTGCGGGGCCTCGAGGGGGTCCGGGTCCGGAGCGCCTACACCCGCTGGAGCCAGGAAACCGGGGTGCCCTGGCACGGCCGGAGCTACGACCGCCGCAACTGGGCGGCCTCCGACCCGGTCAATCGGGCCCTTTCCGCGGGGGCCGCTTACCTTTATGGCCTAGCCCACGCGGCCATCGTCAGCGCCGGGTTTAGCCCTTCCTTGGGCTTCATCCACACTGGTAAGCTCCTTTCCTTCGTCTACGACCTTGCCGACCTCTACAAAACGGAGTACCTCATCCCCGCTGCCTTTCTTACCGTGGCCGAGTCCGATCTAGAGGTGGAGCGGCGGGTGCGGAGGGCCCTGAGGGAACGGATAGAGGCAGGAAAACTCCTGGAGCGCATGGTGGACGACCTCCTGGACCTCTTTTCTAGCCTTGGCTTGCCGGAGGAAGAAGACCCCATAGAGGAAGATCCCACCCGCCCCGGGGGCCTATGGGACCCCGAAGGCGAGGTGGAAGGGGGCGTGGCCTATGGTGGTGATGATCCTGGAGAAGGTACCGAAGAGTCTTAG